The following coding sequences are from one Ctenopharyngodon idella isolate HZGC_01 chromosome 17, HZGC01, whole genome shotgun sequence window:
- the LOC127498528 gene encoding cytochrome P450 1B1: MALTEAEFGLKSSSIMKEWSGQVQPALIASFIILFFLEACLWVRNLTFKKRLPGPFAWPLVGNAMQLGQMPHITFSKLAKKYGNVYQIRLGRNDIVVLNGDAAIRKALIQHSTEFAGRPNFVSFQMISGGRSLTFNNYSKQWRMHRKIAQSTLRAFSMANSQTKQTFEQHVIGEAMDLVQKFLRLSADGRHFNPSQEFTVAAANVICALCFGKRYGHDDPEFRTLLKRVDKFGETVGAGSLVDVMPWLQSFPNPVRSVYQNFKTINEEFFAYVKDKVVQHRDTYDPDVTRDMSDAIIGVIEHGKESMLTKDFVEATVTDLIGAGQDTMSTVMQWILLLLVKHPSIQTRLQEQIDKVVGRDRLPSIEDRSNLAYLDAFIYETMRFTSFVPVTIPHSTTADVTIEGLHIPKDTVVFINQWSVNHDPQKWQDPHVFNPSRFLDETGALDKDLTNGVMIFSTGKRRCIGAQIAKVEVFLFSAILLHQCSFESNPSQDLSMDCSYGLTLKPLHYTVSAKLRGKLFGLVSPA, from the coding sequence ATGGCTCTGACTGAAGCCGAGTTTGGACTCAAGAGCAGCAGCATCATGAAGGAATGGAGCGGACAGGTTCAGCCGGCTCTGATCGCATCCTTCATCATCCTCTTCTTCCTTGAGGCCTGTCTGTGGGTCAGAAATCTCACGTTCAAGAAAAGGCTTCCAGGCCCGTTCGCCTGGCCTTTGGTGGGCAACGCCATGCAGCTCGGCCAAATGCCGCACATCACCTTCTCAAAGCTGGCAAAGAAGTACGGAAACGTCTACCAGATCCGACTCGGCCGCAACGACATTGTGGTCCTGAACGGAGATGCGGCCATACGGAAGGCGCTCATTCAACACAGCACTGAGTTTGCCGGCAGGCCAAATTTTGTGTCTTTTCAGATGATTTCCGGCGGTCGGAGCCTAACGTTCAACAATTACAGCAAACAGTGGAGGATGCATCGAAAAATCGCCCAGTCCACTCTAAGAGCTTTCTCAATGGCGAACAGTCAAAccaaacaaacatttgaacaacATGTAATCGGCGAAGCAATGGATCTAGTCCAGAAGTTTCTGAGGCTCAGCGCTGATGGACGCCACTTCAATCCTTCGCAAGAATTCACCGTCGCCGCCGCAAATGTCATCTGCGCGCTCTGCTTTGGGAAACGCTACGGCCACGATGACCCCGAGTTCAGGACTCTCCTGAAAAGAGTGGATAAGTTCGGAGAAACCGTCGGCGCCGGGAGCCTGGTGGACGTCATGCCTTGGCTGCAGTCGTTTCCGAATCCTGTGAGGAGCGTCTATCAAAACTTCAAGACCATTAATGAGGAGTTCTTTGCTTATGTGAAGGACAAAGTGGTCCAGCATAGAGACACGTACGACCCCGACGTCACCCGTGACATGAGCGACGCCATCATTGGCGTGATCGAGCATGGGAAAGAGAGCATGCTGACGAAAGACTTCGTTGAGGCTACGGTCACTGATCTAATTGGTGCGGGACAGGACACAATGTCAACAGTGATGCAATGGATACTTCTGCTTTTAGTCAAACACCCATCGATTCAAACCAGACTTCAAGAGCAGATTGATAAAGTAGTGGGTCGTGACAGACTCCCATCAATCGAAGACAGGAGCAACCTTGCATACCTGGACGCCTTCATCTACGAAACCATGCGCTTCACCAGCTTCGTCCCCGTCACCATACCGCACTCCACCACCGCAGACGTCACCATCGAAGGTCTCCACATCCCCAAAGACACCGTGGTGTTCATCAACCAGTGGTCCGTCAACCACGACCCTCAAAAGTGGCAAGATCCTCACGTCTTCAACCCGTCGAGATTCCTGGACGAGACCGGCGCTCTGGATAAAGACCTGACCAACGGCGTGATGATCTTCTCGACAGGTAAGAGGAGATGCATTGGTGCGCAAATCGCCAAGGTGGAGGTTTTTCTGTTCTCTGCCATCTTGTTGCACCAGTGCTCGTTTGAGAGCAACCCTTCTCAGGATCTCTCCATGGACTGCTCATACGGTTTAACACTGAAGCCGCTCCATTACACAGTCTCGGCGAAGCTCAGAGGAAAACTTTTTGGCTTGGTATCGCCGGCATGA